A stretch of the Uranotaenia lowii strain MFRU-FL chromosome 3, ASM2978415v1, whole genome shotgun sequence genome encodes the following:
- the LOC129752520 gene encoding uncharacterized protein K02A2.6-like yields MDQQVEKFVKQCKGCTLVAAPSVPEAMIRKELPTQPWVDVAADFLGPLPDGQYLLVVIDYYSRFMEVVEMNSITAADTVAELAIIFSQYGIPVTLRVDNGPQFSEKCEEFRSFCESSGIQIVNTIPLWPAMNGEVERQNRSLLKRLRIAQELGKDWRAEMRRYLLTYHSTNHTTTGKSPGELMFGRKIRSKLPQVPLTRAEDGEVRDRDKIMKEKGKVYADSKRKARVSDIVVGDSVLVKRTKKDNKLDTTFAPEEYAVVKKQGSDTTVQSQATGKELRRNVAHLKKLERPDRMDTQPKRMRVEPTRFKDFIPH; encoded by the coding sequence ATGGACCAGCAGGTCGAGAAGTTCGTGAAGCAATGTAAAGGCTGTACACTAGTGGCAGCACCAAGTGTCCCTGAAGCGATGATCCGGAAAGAACTCCCGACTCAGCCTTGGGTAGATGTTGCAGCGGATTTTCTGGGTCCACTGCCGGACGGTCAATATCTGTTGGTCGTAATAGACTACTATAGCCGCTTCATGGAGGTTGTAGAAATGAATTCCATCACAGCAGCGGACACTGTGGCGGAGCTGGCCATTATTTTCAGCCAGTATGGTATCCCAGTCACCTTACGAGTAGACAATGGGCCACAATTCAGTGAAAAATGCGAAGAATTCCGGAGTTTTTGTGAGTCTAGTGGAATACAAATCGTCAACACCATACCATTGTGGCCCGCAATGAACGGCGAAGTGGAGCGGCAGAATCGGTCCCTGCTTAAGAGGCTAAGGATAGCGCAAGAGCTGGGGAAAGATTGGAGAGCTGAAATGCGGCGCTACTTATTGACGTATCATTCTACAAATCACACTACAACAGGCAAATCTCCAGGAGAACTGATGTTTGGTAGGAAAATTCGCAGCAAACTGCCTCAAGTTCCACTTACAAGGGCAGAAGATGGAGAAGTTCGGGATAGAGACAAGATCATGAAGGAAAAAGGGAAAGTCTATGCAGATAGCAAAAGGAAAGCTCGAGTTAGCGACATTGTCGTTGGGGACAGTGTGTTGGTGAAGAGAACGAAAAAGGATAACAAACTGGACACAACATTCGCTCCGGAGGAATACGCAGTGGTGAAGAAACAGGGCAGTGATACAACAGTTCAATCTCAGGCAACTGGCAAGGAGCTCCGAAGAAACGTTGCGCACTTGAAGAAGCTAGAACGTCCGGATAGGATGGATACTCAACCTAAAAGGATGAGGGTTGAACCGACACGTTTCAAGGATTTTATCCCACATTAA
- the LOC129752519 gene encoding uncharacterized protein LOC129752519: MEEAGQIPCFRCETIRKQKLSQEWDTWKVSLECYFEAYGITDQRMMKAKLLHLGGVELQRVFRSLPGHDKVPLVAVDPRVYDLAVELLDGYFQAGRQYVIERRKLRQIKQREGEKFSHFVLRLRQQARCCGFEKHSGEVSEILKEIYLIDVVVENCMSDELRRSILKKDRSLSEIEEIAASIEDTEIQMLNLKGPAVVQERAAYEIGNVQSGKRSFQHTAYRRGDARNNPLKRQSAVDNFANQNNQSCFACGEQGHFAKSTNGARGRPCRRCKQLGHYEKMCLKRKNDMKVMTKSKRIYNVENVPTKEVDSRSASAEKDTKEEKVYYTFYGGNQTNVVPGRIGGIPVQLLIDSGADANLIKPETWEMLKSRKVHVRSSVRGSSKVLKGYGSDKPLTIAGSFVAEIVVGMKKTEAEFFVVEGGQRDILGDSTAKQLGVLKFG; encoded by the coding sequence ATGGAGGAAGCAGGTCAAATCCCTTGTTTCCGATGTGAAACAATCAGAAAACAGAAGTTGTCTCAGGAATGGGACACTTGGAAAGTTTCTCTTGAGTGTTATTTCGAAGCATATGGAATAACGGATCAGAGGATGATGAAGGCTAAATTGTTGCATCTTGGAGGCGTTGAACTTCAACGTGTATTCCGGAGTTTGCCTGGTCACGATAAAGTACCGTTGGTCGCCGTAGACCCGCGAGTGTACGACTTGGCTGTCGAACTACTTGATGGCTATTTTCAAGCAGGCCGTCAATACGTGATTGAAAGAAGGAAACTACGGCAGATCAAACAAAGGGAAGGAGAAAAGTTTTCGCATTTCGTTCTGCGGCTTCGGCAGCAAGCTAGGTGTTGTGGATTTGAGAAACATTCCGGTGAAGTCAGCGAGATATTGAAGGAAATATACTTGATAGATGTGGTGGTAGAGAACTGTATGTCGGATGAACTAAGGAGAAGTATACTGAAGAAGGACCGCTCGTTAAGTGAGATAGAGGAGATAGCCGCGAGTATCGAAGACACAGAGATACAAATGTTGAATTTGAAGGGACCAGCTGTTGTGCAGGAACGAGCTGCTTATGAGATTGGAAATGTGCAAAGTGGGAAGAGATCGTTTCAACACACGGCTTACAGAAGAGGAGATGCTAGGAACAACCCACTGAAAAGGCAATCCGCTGTTGACAATTTCGCTAATCAGAACAATCAGTCATGTTTCGCATGCGGCGAGCAAGGCCATTTTGCTAAGTCTACCAATGGCGCGCGAGGTCGTCCATGTCGCCGATGTAAACAGCTGGGTCATTATGAGAAAATGTGTCTCAAGCGGAAGAATGACATGAAAGTGATGACCAAGTCGAAAAGGATCTACAATGTCGAAAATGTACCAACGAAGGAGGTTGACTCTCGTTCCGCATCAGCGGAGAAGGATACCAAAGAGGAAAAAGTTTATTACACGTTCTATGGAGGAAATCAGACAAATGTAGTACCAGGGAGGATTGGAGGCATACCCGTTCAACTGTTGATCGACTCCGGTGCGGATGCGAATTTGATCAAACCGGAAACATGGGAAATGCTCAAGAGTCGGAAAGTTCACGTGAGGAGTTCTGTTAGAGGATCCTCAAAAGTCTTGAAAGGATATGGTAGTGACAAGCCGCTCACGATTGCTGGTTCATTTGTAGCCGAGATAGTTGTGGGAATGAAGAAGACAGAAGCGGAGTTTTTCGTTGTAGAGGGTGGTCAGCGAGACATCTTGGGTGATAGTACAGCAAAACAGCTTGGCGTTCTGAAGTTTGGTTGa